One Eubacterium sp. AB3007 genomic window, AGCATCTTGCTGGAAACAGAGCATGCTCTGCAGGTGAAGTGGCTGAAGCCCACAGACAAGCCGGAGGCAGTCTTTGCGATCACACCGGATGACAAGCCGGTAGCCGCTTATGAGTACTGCACGCTCCACGGACTGTGGAAGGCAGATCTGTAAACAGGATCCCCTGTTGGATAGTAACCTCTGCGTTTATGGCGCAGAGGTTTTTAATTTTCTGAAAAATTTTTACTTTGCTAAAGTTTTTGTCCAATTGGCGCTGTGAAAAAGTATGTGTACGCCCGAATGCGTGTAAATATATACGACATATAGTGATTGAAATACCAATGTTTCTACCTCGTATAGATGGTGAAAAATAGTTGGGTGTATGACCAGAGAAATTTCGAAAAAACCCTTGCATTCTTGCGCTTTTTCATATATACTAAAAAGGCTTGCGTTAGGCGTTGAAGCGGGAAGTTGCTGAGCTATCAGGTAATTTCCGTGGAGAATAGTCCCCGCTGGACGGGGGCGGAGGGCCTGCTGATTTTATTTCGTGCAATCCGATATGGAAACGCACGGCGGCGTGTCGCAAGTGGGCAAACAGCCCGAACGTTGAAAAATCAATGGGCGGCCCTTGTACGAGAATAGCGATAACAGTACTAAACATCAAATGGAGGAAAAAATGAGCGAATTACAGAAGATCAGAATCAAACTGAAGGCTTATGATCACGCAATGCTGGATCAGTCAGCGGCCAAGATCGTTGAGACAGCCAAGAAGACCGGCGCAGATGTATCCGGACCGATTCCTCTCCCCACCGAGAAGGAAGTCACCACCATCATCCGTGCAGTCCATAAGTACAAGGACAGCAGAGAGCAGTTCGAGCAGAGGACTCACAAGAGACTCATCGACATCACCAACGCGACTCTGCAGACGATTGACGCGCTCACCAAGCTGGATATGCCGGCTGGCGTGTACATCGAGATCAAACAGTAAGGGAATTCCCCTTAAGTATGTGAGACATGATGCCCTCCGCAAGGAGCGGGTCAGTGGTTCACCAATGCAAAGAATGGAGGAAAAACTATATGAAGGCAATTTTAGGAAAGAAAGTCGGGATGACCCAGATTTTCGCAGAATCAGGCGCTGTGATTCCTGTGACTGTCATCGAAGCAGGTCCTGAGGTAGTCACTCAGATCAAGACTGTCGAGACAGATGGATACGAAGCCGTACAGGTAGGCTTTGAGGATCAGAAGCCGCAGAGAGTGAACAAGCCGATGACCGGCCACTTTGAGAAGAGCGGCACCTCCCCCAAGAAGTATCTGACAGAGTTCAGACCAGAAGAGGGAGAGACCTATGAGCTGGGACAGGTGATCACCGTTGCTGATTTCGAAGAAGGAAAGAAGCTGGACATCACTGGTGTTTCCAAGGGTAAGGGAACTCAGGGTAACATCAAGAGACACGGACACCACAGAGGCCCCATGAGCCACGGTTCCAAGCACAAGAGACTGGCCGGCGCTCTGGCAGGTGCGACTTATCCATCCAGAGTATTCCCGGGCAACGCAGGTCCGGGCCGCATGGGCAGAGATACCGTGACAGTTCAGAACGTAGAACTCGTGAAGATCGACACTGACAGAAATCTGATGCTGGTCAAGGGCGCTGTTCCGGGAGGAAGAGGAAGCCTGGTCAAGATCAGATACGCTGTCAAGGGTCAGGACAAATAATCAGACTGAGGAAAGGAGGAAGCGTAAATGGCAACAATTACAATGCTCAACATGGCCGGACAGGAAGCTGGCACCATCGAGCTGAAGGATGAAATTTTTGGCATCGAGCCAAACGAGAACGCGGTTCACGACGTAGTGAAGAACTACCTGGCTAACCAGAGACAGGGTACTCAGTCTGCTAAGACAAGAGGCGAAGTCAGAGGGGGCGGACGGAAGCCTTTCAGACAGAAGGGGACAGGCCGCCACAGACAGGGATCTAGCACAGACCCGTCGCAGATTGGAGGCGGTGTGGTATTCGCACCCAAGCCGAGAGATTACAGCTATTCCGTACCTAAGAAGGTCAAGAGACTGGCGATGCTGTCAGCTCTCTCTGCCAAGGTAGCAGATGGCGAGATGATCGTTCTGGACGAGCTGAAGATGGAAGCTCCTAAGACCAAGGAGATGGTCGCTACACTGGCCAACATCAAGGCTGGCAAGAAGCCGCTGATCATCACCGCCGCTAAGGATGAGAACGTTGTGAAGTCCGCAGCAAACATCCCTGGCGTAAGAACAGCGCTGGTAGGCACCATGAACGTATATGAGATCGTAAACCACGACAGCTTCATCGTCACCAAGGAAGCAATCGAAAAGATCGAGGAGGTGTACTTATAATGAGATCCGCATACGACGTAGTCATCAGACCGATCATCAGTGAGCAGTCCATGGACAAGGCCGCTGAGAAGAAGTACACATTCAAGGTCGCCGTCGACGCGAACAAGACCGAGGTCAAGAACGCGATCGAAGAGATCTTTGATGTCGAGGTCGAGAAAGTCAATATCATGAATGTCAATGGTAAAGTCAAGAGAATGGGAAGAAACGTTGGTAGAACCGCTGCTTACAAGAAGGCGATAGTGACCCTGACAGAGGGCAGCAAGGAAATCGAGTTCTTCGCAAATCTGTAAAATAGGAGGTCGACTGTAATGGGAATCAGAAAATATAATCCGACTTCCCCGGGTCTGAGAGGAATGACGGTTTCCACTTTTGAGGAGATCACCAAGAAGACCCCGGAGAAATCGCTGACAACAAGCCTCAAGAAGCACTCCGGAAGAAATTCCAGAGGAAAGATCACCGTCAGACATAGAGGTGGCGGTGCCAGAAGAAGATACAGGATCATTGATTTCAAGAGAAACAAGGACGGCATCGCAGGTAAGGTTGCTGCCATCGAATATGATCCGAACAGAAGTGCTAACATCGCACTGATCGTCTACGCAGACGGTGAGAAGAGATACATCATCGCTCCGGAAGGACTGAAGGTAGGAAACGTGATCTACTCTGGTCCTGACTGCGATATCCAGGTCGGAAACACACTGCCTATCGCCAACATCCCGGTCGGTACTATCATCCACAACATCGAGATGAAGCCGGGCAAGGGCGCACAGCTGGTAAGATCCGCTGGAAACGGCGCACAGCTGATGGCGAAGGAAGACAAGTACGCACAGGTCAGACTGCCGTCTGGAGAAGTCAGAAAGATCCTGATGGTCTGCAGAGCTACCATCGGTGAGGTCGGAAATGCCGATCACTCCAACATCTCCATCGGTAAGGCCGGACGTAAGCGTCACATGGGATTCAGACCAACTGTCAGAGGTTCCGTCATGAACCCGAACGACCATCCTCACGGTGGTGGAGAGGGCAAGGCCCCGGTTGGTCGTAAGAGCCCGGTTACTCCTTGGGGTAAGCCTGCTCTCGGTTACAAGACCAGAAAGAAGAACAAAGCTTCTGACAAGTATATCGTAAAGAGAAGAAATGTGAAATAAGGAAGGAGCAACTAAATGAGCAGATCAGTAAAGAAAGGCCCTTTCGTAGAAGCTAAGCTGCTGAAGAGAATCGAAGAAATGAACGCGGCAAACGAGAAGAAGGTAGTGCAGACATGGTCCAGAGCATCCACTATTTTCCCGCAGTTCGTAGGACACACGATCGCTGTTCACGACGGCAGAAAGCATGTTCCTGTGTACATCACAGAGGATATGGTAGGACATAAGCTGGGCGAGTTTGCTCCTACCAGAACCTACAGAGGTCATGCTGCTGACAAGAAGACTAAGAGATAAGAAAGGGAGATAGAATAATGGAAGCAAGAGCAATTGCAAAATACGTCAGAATGTCTCCTTCCAAGCTGAAGCCTGTTACAGATCTCGTAAGAGGCAAGGATCTGAATGAGGCACTGACTATCCTCAAGTTCACCCCTGGAAAGGGTGCTGAAATCGTAGAAAAGGTCGTTGCATCAGCAGCCGCTAACGCTGAAAACAATTTCGACCTGAACCCGGATAATTTATACGTTGCAGAGATCTATGCCAACCAGGGACCGACCATGAAGAGATGGAGAGCCGGTGCACAGGGTAGAGCATCGATGATTCTTAAGAGATCAAGCCATGTAGCTGTCACTCTTAAAGAGAAGGAAGACTAAGGAGGTTCATTGAATGGGTCAGAAAGTAAGCCCCCACGGGTTAAGAGTAGGCGTAATCAAGGACTGGAATTCTAAATGGTACGCAGGAAAAGAAAATTTCGCAGATTTTCTTGCAGAAGATAATAAGGTCAGAACATTCATCAAGAAGACCCTGTACGGCGCAGGCGTCTCCAAGATCCTGATCGAGAGAGCTGCAGAAAACAAGATGACCATCACCGTTCTTACCGCAAGACCGGGCATGGTAATCGGCAGATCTGGTGCCGGCATCGACGACCTCAAGAAAAAGCTTGAGAAGATGACAGGCAAAGAGATCCGCATCAACATCGAAGAGATCAGAAGAAGCGAGCTGGACGCACAGCTGACCGCTGAGAGCGTTGCAGACGCACTGGAGCACAGAGTGTCCTTCCGTAGAGCCATGAAGCAGGCCATCGGCAGAACCATGAAAGCCAACGCAAAGGGCATCAAGATCCTCTGCTCCGGAAGACTGGGCGGCGCAGAGATCGCCAGAAGCGAGAAATACAGCGAGGGTAATGTTCCTCTGCATACGCTGAGAGCCGACATCGATTACGGTTTTGCTGAGGCAGACACGACTTACGGCAAGATCGGTGTCAAAGTCTGGATCAATCACGGCGAAGTCCTGGACAAGGGCCTGAAGAGCCCGATCCGCGAGGAGAAGCGTGACAGAAGAGACAGAAAAGGCAGAAGAGACGGCGACAGAAGAAGAGGCGGAAGAAGAAACGACAGAAGAAACGACAACCGCCGCGAGATTCCAAAGGCAGTCAATCCGAGAATGAGAAAGGCTCCGAAGGAAGAACCTAAGACCGCAGAGGCGCAGGCTCCTGCAGCAGAGACACAGGAATAAGCAATAGTGAAAGGAGGAACTACCCATGTTGATGCCAAAGCGCGTTAAGCATAGAAGAGTTCATAGAGGTAGAATGAAGGGTAAGGCTACCAAGGGTAACAAGGTTACCTACGGTGCATATGGTCTTGTCGCCACAGAGTGCGGCTGGATCACTTCCAATCAGATCGAGGCTGCCAGAATCGCTATGACGAGATACACCAAGAGAGGCGGCAAAGTTTTCATCAAGATCTTCCCACACAAGTCAGTCACCAAGAAGCCGGCTGAAGTCCGTATGGGATCCGGTAAAGGTGCTCCTGAGTACTGGGTAGCCGTTGTGAAACCCGGCAGAGTGATGTTCGAGATCGACGGTGTCAGCGAGACCGTGGCCAGAGAGGCAATGCGTCTTGCCAGCCACAAGCTGCCGGTCAAGACAGAGTTCGTTGTCAAGGGCAATGAAAAGGTAAAGGAAGGTGAAGCGTAATGGATCTGAACAAGATGAGAGAGATGACAGATGTTGAGCTCAACGCTGAACTGGACAAGATGAAGAAGGAACTTTTCAATCTGAGATTCCAGCATGTCACAGGGCAGCTCGAGAATCCTGTCAAGATGAGAGAAGTCAAGAGAAATATTGCCAGAGTCAAGACGATCATCAGAGAGAAGGAACTTGACAAGGTTCAGGCTTAATCAGAAAGGAGGATGTAAGATGGCTGACGTAAGAAACAGAAGAAAAGTCAAAGTCGGTGTCGTTGTCAGCGACAAGATGGATAAGACTGTCGTAGTTGCAATCGAAGACTTCGTAAGACATTCTCTTTATGGAAAAGCAGTAAAGAGGACCAAGAAGGTCAAGGCTCATGATGAGAACAACGAGTGCAACATCGGAGATAAAGTAAGAATTATGGAGACAAGACCTCTGTCCAAGGACAAGAGATGGAGACTTGTCGGAATCGTAGAGAAAGCTAAGTAAGGAGGCGCCAGATCATGATTCAGACAGAAACAAGATTAAAAGTGGCTGACAACTCGGGCGCAAAAGAGCTCCTTTGCATCCGCATCCTGGGCGGAACCAGCCGTCAGTATGCGAACATCGGAGACGTCATCGTCTGCACGGTCAAGGATGCTACTCCGGGCGGCGTTGTCAAGAAGGGTCAGGTTGTCAAGGCAGTAGTGGTCAGAACCAAGAAGGGCGCCAGAAGAGCAGATGGAAGCTACGTCAAGTTCGACCAGAATGCTGCAGTAATCATCAAGGATAGAAACGATAAAACCCCGGTTGGAACACGTATCTTCGGACCTGTAGCCAGAGAGCTCAGAGAGAAGGGATTCATGAAGATCGTGTCTCTGGCTCCGGAAGTACTGTAGGAGGTGTAACGAATGCGTATTAAAAAAGATGATATGGTAATCGTTATTACCGGAAAAGACAAGGGCAAGGTTGGCAAGGTCCTGAAGGCCATGCCGAAGGAAAACAGAGTGATCGTAGAGGGCGTCAACGTCCAGACCAAGCACCAGAAGCAGACCCAGAGAGAGCGCGCTGAGATCAAGCACGTTGAGGGACCCATCGATGCTTCCAACGTGATGTTCTACGACGACAAAGCAAAGCAGCCGGTCAAGATCGGTTATGAGGTCAAGGATGGCCGGAAGGTCAGAGTTAACCGCAAGACCGGAAACGTAATCGACTAGGAAAGGAGGAGAAGGTTTTGGCAACAAGATTAAAGGAAACTTACGATAAAGAAGTATTCAAGGCGCTGATGGACAAGTTCCATTATTCCAACGTCATGGAAGTTCCAAAGCTGACCAAGGTCACCCTGAACATGGGACTGGGCGAAGCCAAGGAAAACGCAAAGATTCTGGAGTCTGCTGTTGAGGAGATCGCACTGATCACCGGACAGAGACCTGTCATCACCAAGGCGAAGAAGTCCATCGCGAACTTCAAGGTCAGACAGGGTATGCCGGTAGGCGCAAAGGTTACCCTCAGAGGCGACAACATGTATGACTTTGTCGACAAACTGTTCAACGTTTCTCTTCCTCGTGTAAGAGACTTCAAAGGTGTCAGCAGAAATTCCTTCGACGGGAGAGGCAACTACTCCATGGGTCTGAAGGAGCAGCTGATCTTCCCTGAGATCAACTACGATGATGTTGATACTATCAAGGGAATGAATATCGTATTCACTACAACGGCGAAGACCGACGAGGAAGCACAGGCGCTTCTGGAGTTGCTGGGCATGCCGTTTGAGAAGTAGCAGGAGGTTGAAATGGCAAAGACATCTCTTAAAGTAAAACAGCAGAGAAAGCCTAAGTATGCGACTCGTGCTTACACGAGATGCAGCATCTGCGGGAGACCGCACTCTGTGCTGAAGAAGTATGGAATCTGCCGTATCTGCTTCAGAGAGCTGGCATACAAGGGAGAGATCCCGGGCGTTCGTAAGGCTAGCTGGTAAAATACATAGAAATAAGCTTTGTGCAAGTGGGAGCAATTGGCCGTAAACCGCCACGAGGCGGAGCCTCTGCGGTTCTGGCCGAGGACCTACCAGCCATTTCCCTTCGGGAAATGGGGTCAGGTCTCTCATACTACACAAGAAGGGAGTATACAGACATGACAATGACAGATCCGATTGCGGATATGCTGACAAGAATCAGAAACGCGAACTCTGTTGGTCACGAGACAGTTGAGTTCCCTGCATCCAAGATGAAGAAGGCGATCGTTGAGATCCTGAAGGATGAGGGATACATCACTGACTACGAGGTCAAAGATGACAGCGTGCAGGGCAGCATCAAGGTAACACTGAAATACGGTGCTGGCAAAGAAAGAGTTATCACTGGTATCAAGAAGATTTCCAAGCCGGGCCTGAAGGTCTATGCAAAGGCAAACGACGTACCGAGAGTTCTGGGCGGACTGGGTATCGCAATCATCTCCACATCCAACGGGATCGTAAGCGACAAGAAAGCCAGAGAGCTGGGCGTTGGCGGCGAAGTAATCTGTTATGTATGGTAGGAGGTAGAATATGTCCAGAATAGGAAATAAAACAATCGCACTTCCTGCCGGCGTTGAGGTTAAGGTAGATGACAAGAATCTGGTGACAGTTAAGGGCCCCAAGGGCGAGCTGACACAGCAGATCGATCCGAGGATCAAGGTTGCCGTTGAGGGCACCGAGGTCGTCGTGACCAGACCCACTGACAACAGAACAGACAGAGCGCAGCACGGTCTGTCCAGAACCCTGATCTTCAACATGGTGAAGGGCGTTACTGACGGGTATGAGAAGAAGTTGCAGATCATCGGCGTTGGTTACAGAGCCGAGAAGAAAGGCAACAAGCTCGTCATGAACCTGGGATTCTCTCATCCGGTCGAGATGGAAGATCCGGAAGGAATCACCACCGAAGCACCCGATGCCAACACAGTCGTGGTCAAGGGCGTCGACAAAGCCCTGGTCGGTAACTACGCAGCCGTGATCAGAGCCTGGAGAAAGCCGGAGCCTTACAAGGGCAAGGGTATCCGTTATGAGGGCGAGCACGTACGTAGAAAAGAAGGAAAGACCGGAGCCAAGTAAGAAAGGGGTGAAGTAAGATGGCAAAAGAAAGCAGAAACGACAGACGTCTGAAGAGACACGCCAGAGTCAGAAAGAACCTGATCGGAACTCCCGAAAGACCAAGGCTGTGCGTTTTCAGATCAAACAAGAATATCTCCTGTCAGATCATTGACGACGAGAGTCACAAGACTTTAGTTGCCGCTTCTTCCCTGGAGAAAGATCTCAAGGCCGAGATCGGATATGGTGGAAACAAGGAAGCAGCAAGAAAGGTCGGCGAAGCAGTAGCTAAGAGAGCACTGGAGAAGGGCATCGAGGAAGTGGCCTTCGACAGAGGCGGATTCCTGTATCACGGAAGAGTGAAGGAACTGGCTGAGGGTGCTCGCGAAGGCGGATTGAAATTCTAACAGGAGGAGATATAATGCGTAATATTATGGATACTTCCAAGCTGGAGCTGACAGAAACCATTGTTAACATCAGACGTGTTGCCAAGACCGTAAAGGGAGGCAGAAACATGAGATTCTCCGTGACTGTCGTCGTTGGAGACCATGAGGGTCACGTTGGTGTAGGTCTCGGCAAGGCGATCGAGATCCCCGAGGCTGTCAGAAAAGCAACGGAAGATGCTAAGAAGAATCTGATCTACGTTCCTACCGTTGGAACTACGATCCCACATAAGAACATCGGTGTGTTTGGCGCAGGAAGAGTGATCCTGATGCCGGCTCCTCAGGGAACCGGAGTGATCGCTGGTGCTTCCGCTCGTACAGTACTGGAAGCGGCAGGCATCAAGGACATCAGAGCCAAGTCCGTTGGTTCTAACAACGCCGGAAACATCGCATATGCAACACTGGAAGGTCTGAAAGGCCTGATGACTGTTGAGAAGGTTGCTAAGCTGAGAGGCAAGAGACCTGAGGAAATCTTAGGATAGGAGGAAACGCAAAATGGCCAATAAGCTCAAGATCACATTAACCAAGAGTACCATCGGCGCTTCCCCAAAGCAGAAAAAAGTCGTAGAAGCGTTAGGACTCAAGAAGATGCATCATTCAGTGGAATTAGCTGATACACCTGCAACTCGCGGTGCAGTTGACAAGGTTTCGCATCTTGTAACTGTAGAAGAACTGTAAAGAAGGAGGTGCAAAAGGTATGAAACTGCATGAATTAAAAGCGCCTGCCGGATCCACAAAGTCCCGCAAGAGAAGAGGTCGCGGAACCGCTACCGGCCAGGGTAAGACCGGCGGAAGAGGAATGAACGGCCAGAAGTCCAGGAGCGGCGGCGGCGTCAGACTCGGATTCGAGGGTGGACAGATGCCTCTGTACAGACGTCTGCCTAAGAGAGGTTTCACCAACATCTGGGGAACCAAATACACTACACTGAACGTTGAGGATCTGAACAGATTCGAAGCAGGCACTGAAGTTACACCGGAAATGCTGAAGGAACTGGGTATCGTCAAGCAGGTCGAGAATGGCGGTATCAAGATCCTTGGAAACGGAGAGCTGAAGAACAGCCTGACCGTTAAGGCTAACAAGTTCACCAAGAGTGCTGTAGAGAAGATCGAAGCTGCCGGAGGAAAGGCAGAGGTGATCTAATGGACATGTTCAAAACGATTTCCCAAGCCCTGAAGGTCAAGGAAATCAGGGGAAAGATGATTTTTACGCTGCTGATGCTGGTGGTGTTTCGGATCGGGTCAAACATCCCGGTCCCGGGCATCAACAGAGAATATCTGGCACAGATGTTCAGCGGCGACAACATGGGGCTGTTTGAGCTCTTCAACCTGTTCTCAGGCGGGGCGTTCAATAACTTCACGATCTTTGCGTTGAGTATTACACCGTACATCACCGCATCGATCATCGTACAGCTTCTGACTATCGCGTTCCCTTATTTTGAACGTCTTGCAAAGGAAGGCATGGAAGGCCGCAAAAAGATGGCCCAAATCACACGGTACATGACCATCGTACTGGCCCTGATTCAGGGCCTGGGCCTGACTGTTGGTCTCTTCAAGCAGACCATCGTAGACCAGAGCTGGTTCACGTTCATCGTGATCACACTGATCCTGACCGCAGGAACCGCGTTCCTGATGTGGCTGGGTGAGCAGATCAACGAGTACGGAATCGGAAACGGCATCTCCCTGCTGATCTTCGGCGGCATCGTCGCCAGGATCCCCAGTGGGATCGCCTCCGTGTGGAACAAGTATCAGGAAGGCACCATGAGCATCATCACACTGCTGCTGTTCGTCATCTTTGCCATCCTGGTCATCGTAGGGATCATCGAGATCCAGCAGGGAACCAGAAGAATCCCGGTGCAGTACGCCAAGAGAGTCGTAGGAAAGAAAATGTACGGTGGCCAGTCCACCCACATTCCACTGAAGGTCAATCAGGCCGGCGTAATTCCAATCATTTTCGCGCTGTCCATCCTGCAGTTCCCACTGACGATCATGTATTTCTTCCCGAACACACCGTTCTACGAGTTCTGTGAGAAATACCTGTCGCCGGGAGGAAGCCCGGGCGTATGGGTTTACGCTGTACTGAACGTACTGCTCATCATCTTCTTCAACTACTTCTACACGGCGGTCACATTCAACCCCGTAGAGGTAGCCCAGAACATGAAAGCAAACGGAGGATTCATCCCGGGTATTCGTCCGGGAAGACCTACGGTAGACTACCTGAGCAAGGTAATGTCCAGGATCTCCATCGTAGGCGCGATCTTCCTGGCAGTGATTGCAACACTGCCGACGATCATTTCGCAGTATACAGGTCTCAATGTACACTTTGGAGGAACATCTCTGCTGATCGCAGTCGGTGTTGCTCTGGATACGATGAGACAGCTTGAAAACCAGATGGTAATGCGTAATTACCAGGGATTCCTGAAGTGATAATAGGAGAAATGACATGCTGAGAACGATTTTGTTAGGACCTCCGGGGGCAGGCAAAGGCACCCAGGCAGATAGGATCGTGGAGAAGTACAATGTACCGCACATCTCCACAGGAGATATCTTCAGAGAAAATATCAAGAACGGTACAGAAC contains:
- the rplW gene encoding 50S ribosomal protein L23; this encodes MRSAYDVVIRPIISEQSMDKAAEKKYTFKVAVDANKTEVKNAIEEIFDVEVEKVNIMNVNGKVKRMGRNVGRTAAYKKAIVTLTEGSKEIEFFANL
- the rplD gene encoding 50S ribosomal protein L4; the encoded protein is MATITMLNMAGQEAGTIELKDEIFGIEPNENAVHDVVKNYLANQRQGTQSAKTRGEVRGGGRKPFRQKGTGRHRQGSSTDPSQIGGGVVFAPKPRDYSYSVPKKVKRLAMLSALSAKVADGEMIVLDELKMEAPKTKEMVATLANIKAGKKPLIITAAKDENVVKSAANIPGVRTALVGTMNVYEIVNHDSFIVTKEAIEKIEEVYL
- the rplV gene encoding 50S ribosomal protein L22 — translated: MEARAIAKYVRMSPSKLKPVTDLVRGKDLNEALTILKFTPGKGAEIVEKVVASAAANAENNFDLNPDNLYVAEIYANQGPTMKRWRAGAQGRASMILKRSSHVAVTLKEKED
- the rpsQ gene encoding 30S ribosomal protein S17, with the protein product MADVRNRRKVKVGVVVSDKMDKTVVVAIEDFVRHSLYGKAVKRTKKVKAHDENNECNIGDKVRIMETRPLSKDKRWRLVGIVEKAK
- the rplR gene encoding 50S ribosomal protein L18 — translated: MAKESRNDRRLKRHARVRKNLIGTPERPRLCVFRSNKNISCQIIDDESHKTLVAASSLEKDLKAEIGYGGNKEAARKVGEAVAKRALEKGIEEVAFDRGGFLYHGRVKELAEGAREGGLKF
- the rpsH gene encoding 30S ribosomal protein S8; this encodes MTMTDPIADMLTRIRNANSVGHETVEFPASKMKKAIVEILKDEGYITDYEVKDDSVQGSIKVTLKYGAGKERVITGIKKISKPGLKVYAKANDVPRVLGGLGIAIISTSNGIVSDKKARELGVGGEVICYVW
- the rpsC gene encoding 30S ribosomal protein S3; amino-acid sequence: MGQKVSPHGLRVGVIKDWNSKWYAGKENFADFLAEDNKVRTFIKKTLYGAGVSKILIERAAENKMTITVLTARPGMVIGRSGAGIDDLKKKLEKMTGKEIRINIEEIRRSELDAQLTAESVADALEHRVSFRRAMKQAIGRTMKANAKGIKILCSGRLGGAEIARSEKYSEGNVPLHTLRADIDYGFAEADTTYGKIGVKVWINHGEVLDKGLKSPIREEKRDRRDRKGRRDGDRRRGGRRNDRRNDNRREIPKAVNPRMRKAPKEEPKTAEAQAPAAETQE
- the rplO gene encoding 50S ribosomal protein L15, whose translation is MKLHELKAPAGSTKSRKRRGRGTATGQGKTGGRGMNGQKSRSGGGVRLGFEGGQMPLYRRLPKRGFTNIWGTKYTTLNVEDLNRFEAGTEVTPEMLKELGIVKQVENGGIKILGNGELKNSLTVKANKFTKSAVEKIEAAGGKAEVI
- the rplB gene encoding 50S ribosomal protein L2 → MGIRKYNPTSPGLRGMTVSTFEEITKKTPEKSLTTSLKKHSGRNSRGKITVRHRGGGARRRYRIIDFKRNKDGIAGKVAAIEYDPNRSANIALIVYADGEKRYIIAPEGLKVGNVIYSGPDCDIQVGNTLPIANIPVGTIIHNIEMKPGKGAQLVRSAGNGAQLMAKEDKYAQVRLPSGEVRKILMVCRATIGEVGNADHSNISIGKAGRKRHMGFRPTVRGSVMNPNDHPHGGGEGKAPVGRKSPVTPWGKPALGYKTRKKNKASDKYIVKRRNVK
- the rplX gene encoding 50S ribosomal protein L24 codes for the protein MRIKKDDMVIVITGKDKGKVGKVLKAMPKENRVIVEGVNVQTKHQKQTQRERAEIKHVEGPIDASNVMFYDDKAKQPVKIGYEVKDGRKVRVNRKTGNVID
- the rpsS gene encoding 30S ribosomal protein S19, translated to MSRSVKKGPFVEAKLLKRIEEMNAANEKKVVQTWSRASTIFPQFVGHTIAVHDGRKHVPVYITEDMVGHKLGEFAPTRTYRGHAADKKTKR
- a CDS encoding type Z 30S ribosomal protein S14 produces the protein MAKTSLKVKQQRKPKYATRAYTRCSICGRPHSVLKKYGICRICFRELAYKGEIPGVRKASW
- the rplP gene encoding 50S ribosomal protein L16, translating into MLMPKRVKHRRVHRGRMKGKATKGNKVTYGAYGLVATECGWITSNQIEAARIAMTRYTKRGGKVFIKIFPHKSVTKKPAEVRMGSGKGAPEYWVAVVKPGRVMFEIDGVSETVAREAMRLASHKLPVKTEFVVKGNEKVKEGEA
- the rpsJ gene encoding 30S ribosomal protein S10, encoding MSELQKIRIKLKAYDHAMLDQSAAKIVETAKKTGADVSGPIPLPTEKEVTTIIRAVHKYKDSREQFEQRTHKRLIDITNATLQTIDALTKLDMPAGVYIEIKQ
- the rplE gene encoding 50S ribosomal protein L5 — translated: MATRLKETYDKEVFKALMDKFHYSNVMEVPKLTKVTLNMGLGEAKENAKILESAVEEIALITGQRPVITKAKKSIANFKVRQGMPVGAKVTLRGDNMYDFVDKLFNVSLPRVRDFKGVSRNSFDGRGNYSMGLKEQLIFPEINYDDVDTIKGMNIVFTTTAKTDEEAQALLELLGMPFEK
- the rplF gene encoding 50S ribosomal protein L6 is translated as MSRIGNKTIALPAGVEVKVDDKNLVTVKGPKGELTQQIDPRIKVAVEGTEVVVTRPTDNRTDRAQHGLSRTLIFNMVKGVTDGYEKKLQIIGVGYRAEKKGNKLVMNLGFSHPVEMEDPEGITTEAPDANTVVVKGVDKALVGNYAAVIRAWRKPEPYKGKGIRYEGEHVRRKEGKTGAK
- the rpmD gene encoding 50S ribosomal protein L30, giving the protein MANKLKITLTKSTIGASPKQKKVVEALGLKKMHHSVELADTPATRGAVDKVSHLVTVEEL
- the rplC gene encoding 50S ribosomal protein L3, with product MKAILGKKVGMTQIFAESGAVIPVTVIEAGPEVVTQIKTVETDGYEAVQVGFEDQKPQRVNKPMTGHFEKSGTSPKKYLTEFRPEEGETYELGQVITVADFEEGKKLDITGVSKGKGTQGNIKRHGHHRGPMSHGSKHKRLAGALAGATYPSRVFPGNAGPGRMGRDTVTVQNVELVKIDTDRNLMLVKGAVPGGRGSLVKIRYAVKGQDK
- the rpmC gene encoding 50S ribosomal protein L29, whose product is MDLNKMREMTDVELNAELDKMKKELFNLRFQHVTGQLENPVKMREVKRNIARVKTIIREKELDKVQA
- the rplN gene encoding 50S ribosomal protein L14; translation: MIQTETRLKVADNSGAKELLCIRILGGTSRQYANIGDVIVCTVKDATPGGVVKKGQVVKAVVVRTKKGARRADGSYVKFDQNAAVIIKDRNDKTPVGTRIFGPVARELREKGFMKIVSLAPEVL
- the rpsE gene encoding 30S ribosomal protein S5 — encoded protein: MRNIMDTSKLELTETIVNIRRVAKTVKGGRNMRFSVTVVVGDHEGHVGVGLGKAIEIPEAVRKATEDAKKNLIYVPTVGTTIPHKNIGVFGAGRVILMPAPQGTGVIAGASARTVLEAAGIKDIRAKSVGSNNAGNIAYATLEGLKGLMTVEKVAKLRGKRPEEILG